The genomic region AATGGTGAATGGTGAAATTGTGACTGCAAAACCGTTTGTCATCCTGAACATTCCGCGCATCAAGCGGCGATGAAGGACCTTCTCACGTGTGAACGACAGACGTCACAACGACTCGTTTCTACGTTAGAAGGTCCTTCATCGCCGCTTGATGCGCGGAATGTTCAGGATGACAGACGGTTTTTGACCGTACGCTACTCTATTCGCACAAGTGCAGGGCGTACAGGTCGAAATAGCGGTATTCCGTTACGTCGTTGAGGCGGTAGCTGTAACGCAGGTCGAAGGGACGGTTGCCGAAGCGTAGGTGACGAATGTACTTGCGCAGAATGGAAAACAGCTCCGAGTCGTGCAGCAGGTCGCCCCACACCACTACAGGGTCCTGGTCGGGGTTGAGCTGTAGCTCCTGCATCACCAAGATGGTGTAGTATATCAGATCTTCGGGCGTGGTGAAGGCAAAAACGTTGCACAGCTCGGGGCGTTTGCTGCGCATCACCAGCACTGTAAGCTCTTGATGGCCAATGCTAAGGTAGACCCGACGCGGTGCGGCGGCCTCGCTCTGGTGCAACACACCTTCGAGCAAAGCGCTGGTCTGGTGCAGCAGCCGGCCGGTAGGGTAGGCCTGCCGAAACCAGTCGGCCAGTGGGCGGTCGGCAGCAAAAACGCTCACAATATCGAGGCCGGTATGGCGGTAGGCGCAGGCCATTTCGGTAGGCGCGCAGGCGTGGTGCAGCTGGAGGTACGTGGCCTCATCGCCGGGCGCAAACAGGGGGGCTGGTAGCAGCGTGAAAGCGCGGTTGTGTACGGCTAGGCGCACCTTGTTCCAGCCCGAGCGGGAAAGCAAATCGTGGTGGGCGGCCAGGGCGGGCAGTTGCGCCGCAGTTGGCACGCCTGGCTGCGCGGCATAGTCTTCTAAGGCCACAAACTTGTTGCGCTGCACATCGGCTATGCCCACGCGCACACCGGCCGCACCCACCGTGAGGTAGAGATTATAGGCGGCTAAGCGACTGGCATCCAGCGTTTCGTCGCGTAGGTAGGCCAGGGCGGTAGGAGCGGTAGAAGGGAGAGGGACAAGCGTAGCAGACACGAGCACAAACGGGTTGAGCCGCTAAAGGTACTATTTATCGGGCGGTCGTGCTATGCCCATGCGCCACCAAGTCGCGAGTAGCTTAGGGTGCAAACCGCAACTGCGGAATAAAAATATCATCGGGGCTGATGATCTGGCGCAGCACCGGGTGCACCTGCTGCATAGGGAGGGCAATGAGCTGGCGGGGCGTCAGGAAGGCCAGTTCGGTCAAGATTTGGGCGTCGGCGGCGTGCTCGGGGTCGGTGCCCAGTTGGGGTAGGGCAGTGGGGTCGGCAGGTGTCACCTCAAAGAACATTTCCAGGGCTTGCAGCGTGTCGGTCTTGAACTCGTGCAGGTGCAGAAAGCGCCCTACGTTCACTACTAGACCAGTCTCTTCGCGAAACTCGCGGCGCAAACACTCGTGCAGACTTTCCCCAAACTGCCACCCGCCGCCCGGCGGCGACCAAAACGGTGCCCCCTCGGGCAGCAACCCCCGGTGTGCGGCCAGCAGCAAAGCACCTTCGTGAATAAGCAGACCACAGGGCCGAACGCGCACCTGATGGGCATACGTAGCGAGAAGAGAAGAATCTGAAGTAGGCGTATCGGGCATCGAAAAGCAACTAGTGACGGGTAGCCTATACGGGAGCTTGCCAAAAAGGTGCGGCCCGCGCGGCGGGGGCTGCTACCTTTGCCCCATGCCTGACCTCCCTACCCCCGCTCCCGAAGAATCTCTGGAAACCCGCATTCGTCGCAAATTGGTGCGGCAAAACTTCATGCATCTCATCGGTGCCGACCTCACCCGCATTGAGCCCGGCAGAGTAGAGGCCGAGCTGACGCTGGCCGAGCAGCACCAGCAGCACCGGGGCTTCGCGCACGGCGGCCTAGTGGCCACTATGGCCGATCTGGTGGCGGGCTTCGCGGCCGTTACGCTCGTGCCGGAGGGTACGGGCGTCGTCACGGCCGAAATCAAAGTTTCCTACTTGCATCCGGGGGTAGGCACAACGATGCGCGCCGTGGGCTGGGTGCTGAAAGCTGGCCGGCGCCTGCACTTCTGTGAGGCCGAGGTGTGGTGCGATGACAAATTGGTGGCCAAAGCCACGGCCACCATGGCTGTAGTGGAATAGAGTATTCCTACAGTTCATAGGCTGATACTCTTCGCCATTCGCCTTGCCAGCGGCAGGTGAGAATACTGCACTGGTGTTATAAGAACGGTTTGTATTCAGCTTTTATCT from Hymenobacter aerilatus harbors:
- a CDS encoding DUF3822 family protein, whose protein sequence is MSATLVPLPSTAPTALAYLRDETLDASRLAAYNLYLTVGAAGVRVGIADVQRNKFVALEDYAAQPGVPTAAQLPALAAHHDLLSRSGWNKVRLAVHNRAFTLLPAPLFAPGDEATYLQLHHACAPTEMACAYRHTGLDIVSVFAADRPLADWFRQAYPTGRLLHQTSALLEGVLHQSEAAAPRRVYLSIGHQELTVLVMRSKRPELCNVFAFTTPEDLIYYTILVMQELQLNPDQDPVVVWGDLLHDSELFSILRKYIRHLRFGNRPFDLRYSYRLNDVTEYRYFDLYALHLCE
- a CDS encoding NUDIX domain-containing protein is translated as MPDTPTSDSSLLATYAHQVRVRPCGLLIHEGALLLAAHRGLLPEGAPFWSPPGGGWQFGESLHECLRREFREETGLVVNVGRFLHLHEFKTDTLQALEMFFEVTPADPTALPQLGTDPEHAADAQILTELAFLTPRQLIALPMQQVHPVLRQIISPDDIFIPQLRFAP
- a CDS encoding PaaI family thioesterase, encoding MPDLPTPAPEESLETRIRRKLVRQNFMHLIGADLTRIEPGRVEAELTLAEQHQQHRGFAHGGLVATMADLVAGFAAVTLVPEGTGVVTAEIKVSYLHPGVGTTMRAVGWVLKAGRRLHFCEAEVWCDDKLVAKATATMAVVE